A window of Bacillaceae bacterium S4-13-56 contains these coding sequences:
- a CDS encoding CAP domain-containing protein, with protein sequence MKWLRITIFLFFVLIVSIYITIKSNDVDTYRTNDVGMKTSIVTAKANPNYIEFKGQIYHWIGKPVEDWEKAFGEPNRIDPTKYSYDWWIYDDLSNSYYQIGVNDKKIVSIFAFGNDSDLSPFQIGASYTEIDQEISFRKYIEMEDGRNYYRFELTDEDLITRPIVQLTDRIFAQFYFDRFSGKLSAIRMMNQEILLEQRPFELYYRGNLSETKLIKQEQWKKINEATAKQIFSITNRVRQQKGLNRLVWDDNIAQVAFSHSKEMGENQFFSHFSKNGNGLKERLQNQDIAYLAAGENIAAQYVDAPDVVEGWLNSESHRETLLEEEYTHMGIGVYQLYYTQNFVKRME encoded by the coding sequence ATGAAATGGTTGCGGATCACTATTTTTCTTTTTTTTGTTCTTATCGTAAGTATCTACATTACTATTAAATCAAATGATGTTGATACATACAGGACTAATGATGTTGGGATGAAGACTTCTATAGTAACAGCTAAAGCAAATCCTAATTATATTGAGTTCAAGGGGCAAATTTATCATTGGATTGGCAAACCTGTAGAAGATTGGGAAAAGGCATTTGGAGAGCCTAATCGGATAGATCCAACAAAATATTCTTACGATTGGTGGATCTATGATGATTTATCAAACTCTTACTACCAAATTGGGGTCAATGACAAAAAAATAGTTTCTATTTTTGCATTTGGAAATGATTCTGATTTATCGCCATTTCAAATAGGAGCGAGTTATACTGAAATTGATCAAGAGATTTCTTTTAGAAAATATATAGAAATGGAAGATGGAAGGAACTACTATCGATTTGAACTAACTGACGAGGATCTAATTACCAGGCCTATTGTTCAGTTAACAGATAGGATTTTCGCTCAATTTTATTTTGATCGCTTTAGTGGGAAACTGTCGGCCATTCGCATGATGAATCAAGAAATTTTATTGGAACAAAGACCATTTGAGCTTTATTATCGTGGGAACCTTTCTGAAACAAAATTAATCAAACAAGAACAGTGGAAAAAAATAAATGAAGCTACAGCTAAACAAATATTTTCTATAACCAACCGAGTTAGGCAACAGAAGGGCTTAAATAGGTTAGTGTGGGATGACAATATTGCTCAAGTGGCATTTTCTCATAGTAAAGAAATGGGGGAAAATCAATTTTTCTCTCACTTTTCGAAAAATGGTAATGGGTTGAAGGAACGATTACAGAATCAAGATATAGCATATTTAGCAGCTGGGGAAAATATAGCGGCTCAATACGTAGATGCTCCAGACGTAGTTGAAGGATGGTTAAATAGTGAATCTCATCGAGAAACTCTATTAGAGGAAGAATATACTCATATGGGAATCGGGGTATACCAACTTTATTATACCCAAAACTTTGTGAAAAGAATGGAATAG
- a CDS encoding CBS domain-containing protein — MKKLQDIMTKEVETCKPTDDLFQAATKMKNLDVGIIPVCDESKNLMGVVTDRDLVIRGYADKKPGSTEIQEVMSERIYSGTPDMTLQEASSIMSEEQIRRLPVVENQKLVGIVALGDLALDDMSNEAAGRALEEISETEELH, encoded by the coding sequence ATGAAAAAGCTTCAAGATATAATGACGAAGGAAGTTGAAACTTGTAAGCCAACTGATGATCTTTTTCAAGCTGCTACAAAAATGAAAAATTTAGATGTCGGAATTATACCTGTATGTGATGAAAGTAAAAACCTTATGGGTGTAGTCACTGACCGCGATTTAGTTATCAGAGGGTATGCAGACAAAAAACCTGGTTCAACTGAAATTCAGGAAGTAATGTCTGAACGAATCTACTCTGGAACCCCTGACATGACACTTCAGGAAGCAAGTTCTATAATGTCTGAGGAGCAAATTAGACGTCTTCCTGTAGTTGAAAATCAAAAACTAGTAGGAATTGTTGCGTTAGGTGATTTGGCATTAGATGATATGTCTAACGAAGCAGCTGGTCGCGCATTAGAAGAAATATCTGAAACAGAAGAACTTCATTAA